The following proteins are encoded in a genomic region of Ornithodoros turicata isolate Travis chromosome 6, ASM3712646v1, whole genome shotgun sequence:
- the LOC135399026 gene encoding uncharacterized protein LOC135399026, protein MALRRCCAWLLLAVVFLAVPSEQQTFPTQWNNTVILEVPTWEQRTAKMAMLINSMARHAKTIIVADDERMAALYSSQIKNLTRASVGVSVDKSKVPNSTARRKDVLILSAESLALSLKDKLINLRNISLIAVDEDVLKQDSWKTAKEFLSEHSATQLVVFTSDMSVIDVHVLSGLREQPVFERGLQGNQIGVQSHLLLSSELARNLDLTSPLEFARTTLGGYKFQDPTLLTKAFLHATYKIKERKGKKESYQPLDYVGDFVLDYIVSKYILQNAANKTQAYMAEKKTAMLKQESLAFLAAKHKFHLHVFVDGANEKSSLNNYVRSVERVKTLLELNTLPRKRSFLYKFFKSVAGAIYIDSACNLERVEAIYMKFMKNDLDALLASR, encoded by the exons ATGGCACTCCGACGCTGCTGTGCATGGCTG TTGTTGGCTGTGGTCTTCCTCGCTGTTCCCAGCGAGCAACAG ACGTTTCCAACACAATGGAACAACACGGTCATTCTCGAGGTACCTACATGGGAGCAGAGGACGGCAAAGATGGCAATGCTCATTAACAGCATGGCAAGACACGCTAAAACTATAATCGTCGCTGACGACG AAAGAATGGCTGCGCTCTATTCATCCCAGATAAAGAATTTGACACGAGCATCCGTCGGAGTCTCTGTCGACAAGAGCAAAGTTCCAAATTCGACTGCGAGAAGAAAGGACGTTCTGATCTTATCGGCCGAGTCACTAGCTCTAAGCTTGAAAGACAAACTCATCAACCTCAGAAACATATCGCTGATTGCAGTCGACGAAGATGTCTTGAAGCAAGATTCCTGGAAGACAGCGAAAGAGTTCCTGTCTGAGCACAGTGCAACGCAGCTTGTCGTGTTTACCAGTGATATGAGCGTTATCGACGTGCATGTCTTATCGGGACTGCGAGAACAACCCGTTTTTGAG CGCGGTCTACAGGGAAATCAAATCG GTGTGCAGTCACACCTACTCCTGAGCAGCGAGCTAGCACGCAACCTAGACCTGACGTCTCCTCTGGAATTTGCTCGTACAACCCTAGGAGGCTACAAATTTCAGGACCCTACCCTTCTAACCAAGGCCTTCTTGCACGCTACGTACAAGATCAAAGAACGTAAGGGAAAGAAGGAGAGTTACCAGCCTCTGGACTACGTTGGCGACTTTGTCCTCGATTACATCGTTTCAAA GTATATTCTGCAAAATGCCGCCAACAAAACCCAGGCGTACATGGCGGAAAAGAAGACGGCCATGTTGAAGCAGGAATCACTGGCGTTTCTGGCTGCGAAACATAAGTTTCATCTTCACGTCTTTGTGGACGGCGCGAACGAGAAATCATCGCTCAATAACTACGTGAGGAGTGTAGAGCGGGTGAAG ACACTTCTTGAGCTGAACACCTTACCACGGAAACGGTCGTTCCTGTACAAGTTTTTCAAGTCGGTAGCTGGCGCCATCTACATTGACAGCGCATGCAACCTCGAGAGGGTGGAAGCTATTTACATGAAATTTATGAAGAATGATCTTGACGCACTCCTTGCTAGTCGTTAA